The following are encoded together in the Raphanus sativus cultivar WK10039 unplaced genomic scaffold, ASM80110v3 Scaffold1551, whole genome shotgun sequence genome:
- the LOC108854697 gene encoding uncharacterized protein LOC108854697: MYGVSHFRHNSPTKIKRRILLDIRRILSSPIMISVVIITELLVEYTTALAKLTAGILPRRRGDNDVIRIGGFSLRFPARSTPVPDFSSHLVDF, encoded by the coding sequence ATGTACGGTGTCTCTCACTTCCGACACAACTCTCCAACAAAGATAAAGAGACGGATACTTCTAGATATACGGCGAATCCTCTCATCTCCGATCATGATATCTGTTGTTATCATCACTGAGCTACTTGTGGAGTACACGACTGCACTCGCGAAACTCACGGCCGGGATTCTTCCGAGACGGCGAGGAGACAATGACGTTATACGGATTGGTGGTTTCTCACTGCGTTTTCCTGCTAGATCGACACCTGTTCCAGATTTTTCTTCTCATCTAGTCGATTTCTGA
- the LOC130504408 gene encoding RPM1 interacting protein 13-like — protein MEIVEITADLWEAMKKRKTNTRKKLTSSEEIPPEEEEGTPLRGMFCLKTRQDMKVFEEKEDCFILDFDPNDSFDSRKQSFSGNPEGGDDDDVAILHEKGQVACRDFPHPRHLCLKYPFESTHHSLHCNQCYCYVCDVAAPCAIWTPHCEALENSLWKSLRCTVRGMRPLVEDN, from the exons ATGGAAATTGTGGAGATAACAGCAGATCTGTGGGAGgcgatgaagaagaggaagaccaACACAAGAAAGAAACTCACCAGCAGCGAGGAGATAccaccagaagaagaagaaggtactCCTCTCCGAGGCATGTTCTGTCTCAAAACAAGACAGGATATGAAGGTTTTCGAGGAGAAAGAGGATTGCTTTATCCTCGATTTCGACCCCAACGATTCATTCGACTCACGGAAGCAGAGCTTCTCCGGTAACCCAGAAGGAGGTGATGACGACGATGTGGCGATCTTACACGAGAAAGGCCAG GTGGCTTGTAGGGACTTCCCACATCCAAGGCATCTCTGCTTGAAGTATCCATTTGAATCGACTCATCACTCACTGCACTGTAACCAG TGCTACTGTTATGTCTGTGATGTGGCTGCACCTTGCGCAATATGGACGCCGCATTGTGAAGCATTGGAAAATTCTTTGTGGAAGAGTTTAAGATGCACCGTGCGTGGTATGAGGCCCTTAGTAGAAGACAATTAA